The following coding sequences are from one Kushneria phosphatilytica window:
- a CDS encoding GFA family protein encodes MNQDKLYQGSCFCGAVRIRLTSDPVVMGYCHCESCRHWSAGPVNAFTLWKPESLQVVEGDDHIGSFNKTPQSIRKWCKSCGGHLFTEHPEWGLVDVYAAVIDDFAFQPSVHVHYQETVLPIRDGLPKMQDVPAEMGGSGVTLNE; translated from the coding sequence ATGAATCAGGACAAGCTCTATCAAGGCAGTTGTTTCTGTGGGGCGGTTCGGATCCGCCTGACCAGCGATCCCGTGGTCATGGGTTACTGTCATTGCGAGTCATGCCGGCATTGGTCGGCTGGGCCGGTCAACGCATTCACATTATGGAAGCCCGAGTCGCTGCAGGTGGTCGAAGGTGACGATCATATCGGCAGCTTCAACAAGACGCCGCAGAGCATTCGTAAGTGGTGTAAGAGTTGCGGTGGTCATCTGTTCACGGAGCACCCGGAGTGGGGCCTGGTCGATGTCTATGCGGCTGTGATTGATGATTTTGCTTTCCAGCCGTCGGTCCACGTGCATTATCAGGAGACGGTGCTGCCCATCAGGGATGGGCTGCCGAAGATGCAGGACGTGCCGGCGGAAATGGGTGGCTCGGGTGTCACATTGAACGAATGA
- the guaA gene encoding glutamine-hydrolyzing GMP synthase — MTDIHAHKILILDFGSQYTQLIARRIREIGVYSEVRAFDITEEEIREYNPNGIILSGGPESVAELDSPRAPECVYELGLPVLGICYGMQTMAAQLGGGTEGSNKREFGYAQISVAGEDPLLGGIMDHVGDRGDALLDVWMSHGDKVAHVPEEFEITASTPSCPIAAMSWAEKRLYGVQFHPEVTHTAQGQRILERFVVEICGCEKLWTPARIIEDLAARVRDQVGDRHVLLGLSGGVDSSVVAALLHKAIGDQLTCVFVDNGLLRKNEADHVMETFASHMGVRVIRIDAEDEFLGRLEGVDDPETKRKLIGNTFIDVFDREAAKIEGVEFLAQGTIYPDVIESAASKTGKAHVIKSHHNVGGLPETMKLKLVEPLRELFKDEVRKLGLELGLPYDMVYRHPFPGPGLGVRILGEVKKEYADILREADAIFIEELHNFDWYHKTSQAFAVFLPVRSVGVVGDGRRYEWVIALRAVETIDFMTARWAHLPYELLEKVSSRIINEISGVSRVTYDVSSKPPATIEWE; from the coding sequence ATGACCGACATTCACGCCCACAAGATCCTGATTCTCGATTTCGGCTCCCAGTACACCCAGCTGATCGCTCGGCGGATTCGCGAGATCGGTGTCTATTCGGAGGTGCGTGCCTTCGATATCACCGAGGAGGAGATTCGCGAGTACAACCCCAACGGCATCATCCTCTCCGGCGGGCCGGAGTCGGTCGCCGAGCTGGATTCGCCCCGGGCGCCGGAGTGCGTCTATGAACTCGGCCTGCCGGTGCTTGGCATCTGCTATGGCATGCAGACCATGGCGGCGCAGCTGGGCGGCGGTACCGAGGGCTCCAACAAGCGTGAGTTCGGTTATGCCCAGATCAGCGTGGCCGGCGAAGACCCGCTGCTCGGCGGCATCATGGATCACGTGGGGGATCGGGGTGATGCGCTGCTGGATGTGTGGATGAGCCACGGCGACAAGGTCGCGCACGTGCCGGAAGAGTTCGAGATCACTGCCTCCACGCCGAGCTGCCCGATTGCAGCGATGAGCTGGGCGGAGAAGCGTCTTTACGGCGTGCAGTTCCACCCCGAGGTGACGCACACCGCCCAGGGCCAGCGCATTCTCGAGCGTTTCGTGGTCGAGATCTGCGGCTGTGAGAAGCTCTGGACGCCGGCGCGCATTATCGAAGATCTGGCCGCTCGGGTGCGCGATCAGGTTGGCGATCGTCACGTGCTGCTCGGCCTCTCCGGCGGGGTGGACTCCTCGGTGGTCGCGGCACTCCTGCACAAGGCGATCGGCGATCAGCTCACCTGCGTGTTCGTTGACAACGGCCTGCTGCGCAAGAACGAGGCCGACCACGTGATGGAGACCTTCGCCAGCCACATGGGCGTGCGGGTGATCCGTATCGATGCCGAAGACGAATTCCTCGGCAGGCTCGAAGGCGTCGACGACCCCGAAACCAAGCGCAAGCTGATCGGCAACACGTTTATCGACGTGTTCGACCGCGAAGCCGCGAAGATCGAGGGCGTAGAGTTTCTCGCCCAAGGCACTATCTACCCGGATGTGATCGAATCCGCCGCTTCGAAGACCGGCAAGGCGCACGTGATCAAATCGCACCACAACGTGGGCGGCCTGCCGGAGACCATGAAGCTCAAGCTGGTCGAACCACTGCGTGAGTTGTTCAAGGACGAAGTGCGCAAGCTCGGCCTTGAACTTGGCCTGCCGTACGACATGGTCTATCGCCACCCCTTCCCCGGGCCGGGCCTGGGCGTGCGCATTCTCGGTGAAGTGAAGAAGGAGTACGCCGATATCCTCCGGGAAGCGGACGCCATCTTCATCGAGGAACTGCACAACTTCGACTGGTACCACAAGACCAGCCAGGCCTTTGCGGTATTCCTGCCGGTGCGCTCGGTCGGCGTGGTTGGGGACGGCCGCCGCTACGAATGGGTGATTGCCCTGCGCGCGGTGGAAACCATCGACTTCATGACCGCCCGCTGGGCGCACCTGCCGTATGAGCTGCTGGAGAAGGTCTCCAGCCGCATCATCAACGAGATCAGTGGCGTCTCGCGCGTGACCTACGACGTGAGCAGTAAGCCGCCGGCGACGATCGAGTGGGAATAA
- a CDS encoding HAMP domain-containing sensor histidine kinase encodes MTSRVSRRWRPRSLLQLVIVAFFMVMLPIAVLIFQAGQGLSELSRLSEVSARQSVDITRRARMLSSLATELERSARQYAVVGDVSLLGIYSDKLNRYKILLDEHSQLMPNNPTIDAIRAELGAMGFLAGSPSSTWQVRLNEFDFFSANTDALVEQTRQLVDNRIDVIQARSRDIRQHLWMQTLVLVSLSLLLILFFTWRIIRPIRQLERRILSIGSGDEPDSSELMPGPAELVQLGERLSWLSERLKELEAQKQQFLRHMSHELKTPLSSIREGAGLLADGIVGELTPRQREIVLLLDDSSQELQTLIEQLLDYNLLQHNRRLTITRFDVATVVHEVVSRHRLALEQKGVSWEVQRAPVYWQADRVRTSRILDNLVSNVVAYGEDNGRLWIRVEARNEHLVVEVANTGVPIAENDRPHLFDPFYQGGSQRKGPLKGSGIGLSVAAESARAQEGELALVEDPLEQAEVCFRLTLPWFQVEDKNSAADREGAALSHKG; translated from the coding sequence ATGACCTCCAGGGTTTCCCGCCGTTGGCGTCCACGCTCCCTGTTGCAGTTGGTAATCGTGGCCTTTTTCATGGTCATGCTACCGATCGCCGTACTGATCTTTCAGGCCGGCCAGGGGCTCTCGGAGCTCTCCCGACTCTCCGAGGTCAGCGCTCGGCAATCCGTCGATATTACTCGCCGTGCCCGTATGCTCAGCAGTCTTGCCACCGAACTGGAGCGCAGTGCCCGCCAGTATGCGGTGGTTGGTGATGTCAGCCTGCTGGGAATCTATAGCGACAAGCTCAATCGCTACAAGATACTGCTCGATGAGCACAGCCAGCTGATGCCCAACAATCCTACTATTGATGCCATTCGTGCCGAGCTGGGCGCCATGGGCTTTCTGGCCGGCTCACCCTCCAGTACCTGGCAGGTGAGGCTCAACGAGTTCGACTTCTTTTCCGCCAATACCGATGCGCTGGTCGAACAGACCCGGCAGCTGGTCGACAACCGGATCGATGTGATTCAGGCGCGCTCCCGCGATATTCGTCAGCATCTCTGGATGCAGACTCTGGTGCTGGTCTCGCTGTCGCTGCTGCTGATCCTGTTCTTTACCTGGCGCATCATCCGCCCGATCCGACAGCTCGAGCGGCGTATTCTGAGCATCGGTAGTGGCGATGAGCCGGATTCATCCGAGCTGATGCCGGGGCCTGCTGAACTGGTTCAACTGGGGGAGCGGCTCTCCTGGCTCTCCGAGCGGCTCAAGGAGCTGGAAGCGCAGAAGCAACAGTTTCTGCGCCACATGTCGCACGAACTTAAAACACCGCTGTCCAGTATTCGTGAAGGTGCCGGGCTGCTGGCTGATGGCATTGTCGGCGAGCTGACGCCACGTCAGCGAGAGATCGTGCTGCTGCTGGATGACAGCAGCCAGGAGCTGCAGACGCTGATCGAGCAGCTGCTCGATTACAACCTGCTGCAACACAATCGGCGGCTGACCATTACCCGGTTTGATGTGGCCACGGTCGTGCACGAAGTCGTATCACGTCATCGTCTCGCACTGGAACAGAAGGGCGTGAGCTGGGAGGTCCAGCGGGCGCCGGTTTACTGGCAGGCCGACCGCGTTCGCACCAGTCGCATCCTCGATAACCTGGTTTCCAATGTGGTCGCCTATGGCGAGGATAACGGCCGGTTGTGGATTCGGGTCGAAGCCCGCAATGAGCATCTTGTCGTGGAAGTGGCCAATACCGGTGTACCGATTGCCGAAAACGATCGACCACACCTGTTTGATCCTTTCTATCAGGGTGGGTCGCAGCGCAAGGGGCCACTCAAGGGGTCCGGCATCGGATTATCAGTGGCGGCCGAGAGTGCTCGTGCCCAGGAGGGTGAACTGGCACTGGTGGAGGACCCGCTGGAGCAGGCGGAAGTCTGTTTCCGGCTGACGTTGCCGTGGTTTCAGGTTGAAGACAAAAACAGTGCCGCCGATCGTGAAGGGGCGGCCTTGTCCCACAAGGGTTGA
- a CDS encoding flavodoxin family protein: MTQATITTAIVYHSGYGHTHRLAEAVANGAAGTLIAIDAEGNIPESAWQTLHAADAIIFGSPTYMGGPSWQFKKFADATSKPWFAEQWKDKIFGGFTNSATLNGDKLNTLQYFVLLAGQHGGIWVSLAIKPSNVKASKRDDPNRIGSYIGAMAQSDADAAPEEMSVGDLETARRYGIRVAEVAARFAVTRSA; encoded by the coding sequence ATGACCCAGGCAACCATCACCACCGCCATCGTCTATCACTCGGGCTATGGCCACACCCACCGCCTCGCCGAGGCAGTCGCGAATGGTGCGGCAGGAACGCTCATCGCCATCGACGCCGAAGGCAACATTCCCGAAAGCGCGTGGCAAACTCTCCACGCCGCGGATGCCATCATCTTCGGCTCGCCGACCTACATGGGCGGCCCGAGCTGGCAGTTCAAGAAGTTCGCCGACGCCACCTCGAAGCCCTGGTTCGCCGAACAGTGGAAAGACAAGATCTTCGGCGGATTCACCAACAGCGCCACGCTCAACGGCGACAAGCTCAATACGCTGCAATATTTCGTCCTGCTCGCCGGACAGCATGGCGGCATCTGGGTGAGCCTTGCGATCAAGCCGTCGAACGTGAAGGCCTCCAAGCGCGATGATCCGAACCGGATCGGGTCTTATATCGGCGCCATGGCGCAATCGGATGCCGACGCCGCGCCCGAGGAGATGTCGGTGGGCGACCTTGAAACCGCACGTCGCTATGGCATTCGTGTCGCGGAAGTTGCGGCCCGTTTCGCGGTGACGCGCTCGGCCTGA
- the xseA gene encoding exodeoxyribonuclease VII large subunit encodes MAEAATTALSVSELNRQARQALERNFGEIWVEGELSRVSRPSSGHLYFTLKDDRAQVSCALFRNRARFVAAPMREGDHVRVRAKVSVFEPRGDYQLIVEAVQEAGRGALLAALERLKQKLHGEGVFANARPLPFPPRQLGIITSASGAAIRDVLAVLKARWPLLEVSLLPVPVQGDQAAPAMIRALAAAARDGRFDALLMTRGGGSLEDLWCFNDEALMRAIHASPIPVMSAVGHEIDSTLADLAADVSAPTPSAAAERLVPDQQDLRHRLNVLNQRIERAGRYQLDQAQQRLDHARARLRHPGERLEAQRQQLSRLEQRAQRAMTQRLVREREHFTHDQQRLRAYSPERALQEARTRLTGLNRRLEGATTRTVSAQRQRLQASARALNAVSPLGVLERGYAILEQDGGSVVRRAHDTQPGETLTARLGEGRLKLEVKRRLKK; translated from the coding sequence ATGGCCGAAGCCGCCACCACCGCGCTGAGCGTCTCCGAACTCAATCGTCAGGCGCGTCAGGCGCTGGAGCGCAATTTCGGGGAGATCTGGGTAGAGGGTGAGCTCTCGCGCGTTTCGCGTCCCTCATCGGGGCATCTCTATTTTACCCTCAAGGACGATCGCGCTCAGGTCAGCTGCGCGCTGTTTCGCAATCGGGCCCGTTTTGTCGCCGCACCGATGCGTGAAGGCGATCACGTACGGGTACGGGCAAAAGTGTCGGTGTTCGAGCCGCGCGGCGACTATCAATTGATCGTTGAAGCGGTTCAGGAGGCCGGTCGCGGCGCGCTGCTGGCCGCGCTGGAGCGGCTGAAACAGAAGCTCCATGGCGAAGGGGTATTCGCCAATGCGCGTCCCCTGCCCTTTCCGCCGCGTCAGCTGGGCATTATCACCTCCGCCAGCGGGGCAGCGATTCGCGATGTGCTCGCCGTATTGAAGGCGCGCTGGCCGCTGCTCGAAGTGAGCCTGTTGCCGGTACCGGTGCAGGGTGATCAGGCGGCGCCTGCGATGATCCGGGCACTGGCAGCCGCGGCCCGGGATGGCCGTTTTGATGCGCTGCTGATGACCCGCGGCGGTGGCAGTCTGGAGGATCTCTGGTGCTTCAACGATGAGGCGCTGATGCGCGCGATCCATGCCAGTCCGATTCCGGTGATGAGTGCGGTCGGGCATGAGATAGATTCGACCCTGGCCGATCTCGCGGCAGATGTCAGCGCCCCTACTCCCTCGGCAGCAGCAGAGCGATTGGTGCCGGATCAGCAGGACCTGCGGCATCGTCTGAATGTGCTGAATCAGCGTATCGAACGCGCCGGCCGCTACCAGCTCGATCAGGCCCAGCAGCGACTCGACCATGCACGAGCACGGCTGCGCCACCCCGGCGAGCGGCTGGAAGCCCAGCGCCAGCAGCTCTCACGCCTGGAGCAGCGGGCCCAACGAGCGATGACCCAGCGCCTGGTCCGAGAGCGCGAACATTTCACCCACGATCAACAGCGTCTGCGCGCCTACTCTCCCGAGCGGGCGCTGCAGGAAGCGCGTACCCGACTGACAGGTCTGAATCGGCGACTGGAAGGTGCCACTACCCGCACTGTCAGCGCTCAGCGTCAGCGGCTACAGGCCAGCGCCCGTGCGCTCAATGCGGTCAGTCCGTTGGGTGTGCTGGAGCGCGGCTACGCCATTCTGGAACAGGATGGTGGCAGCGTGGTACGCCGTGCCCACGACACCCAACCGGGCGAAACGCTTACCGCACGGCTGGGCGAGGGTCGGCTCAAACTGGAAGTGAAGCGGCGACTGAAGAAGTAG
- a CDS encoding LysR family transcriptional regulator, with the protein MHNLEHLFIFIRVAEMRSFSRAAESMGIQKGRASTVVRQLEEDLGTRLLHRTTRSVQLTEDGRRFQERARELLTDFDDLQSMFAEEGVALRGRLRVDLPTELARTTLVPALPDFMAAYPDLELQVSSTDRQVDPVEEGFDCVLRLGPIGDETLIARPLGRLRMVNAASPAYLAQYGTPVVLEDLHRQGHRTIHYSRALGARPYGWEYPDGDDYATLPLPGALHVNSVQTYEAAGLAGIGLIQAVLTGIGRHLESGALVEVLPDFRPEPLDVSLVVAHRQNLSRRVRVFMEWIEEVLAPYLD; encoded by the coding sequence ATGCACAACCTCGAACATCTTTTTATCTTCATTCGGGTCGCCGAGATGCGCAGCTTCAGCCGCGCGGCTGAAAGCATGGGCATTCAGAAAGGGCGTGCCTCGACCGTCGTGCGGCAGCTGGAAGAGGATTTGGGTACCCGGTTGCTGCACCGCACAACGCGCAGTGTGCAATTGACCGAGGACGGGCGACGCTTTCAGGAACGCGCGCGGGAACTGCTGACCGATTTTGATGATCTGCAGTCGATGTTTGCAGAGGAGGGCGTTGCGCTACGGGGGCGACTGCGAGTCGATCTTCCGACCGAACTGGCGCGCACGACGCTGGTACCAGCCCTGCCGGACTTCATGGCAGCCTACCCCGATCTGGAACTGCAGGTGTCGAGCACGGATCGGCAGGTGGATCCGGTCGAGGAGGGGTTCGACTGCGTTCTGCGGCTCGGGCCGATCGGCGACGAAACGCTGATTGCCCGTCCGCTGGGTCGGCTACGCATGGTGAACGCCGCCAGCCCAGCCTATCTCGCGCAGTACGGCACCCCTGTGGTGCTTGAGGATCTGCATCGGCAAGGCCACCGCACGATTCATTACAGCCGTGCCCTCGGTGCCCGCCCTTATGGATGGGAATACCCGGACGGTGACGACTACGCCACGCTGCCGCTGCCCGGCGCCCTGCATGTGAACAGCGTCCAGACCTACGAGGCCGCCGGCCTGGCGGGCATCGGTCTGATCCAGGCGGTGCTCACGGGAATAGGCCGCCACCTGGAGAGCGGGGCGCTGGTGGAAGTTCTGCCGGACTTCCGCCCCGAGCCACTCGATGTGTCCCTGGTCGTGGCCCATCGACAGAACCTGTCGCGCCGGGTCCGCGTCTTCATGGAATGGATCGAAGAGGTGCTGGCGCCCTATCTCGACTAA
- a CDS encoding cupin domain-containing protein, translating into METITPNQVSKVEAGRDRYGRDDLMIWGVLPLAIKVSGQETNGQFMLFEHAGMDKGGPPRHVHYGQDEWFYIIRGVYVFEVGDARCQLGAGASLFAPREVPHGWACVSDEPGTLLTLITPVNTFEDFILETTRHASLPTREDIEHAFATHGMKLTGPPLELEAA; encoded by the coding sequence ATGGAAACGATTACACCGAATCAGGTTAGTAAGGTTGAAGCCGGGCGGGATCGGTACGGACGCGATGATCTGATGATCTGGGGCGTGTTGCCGCTGGCCATCAAGGTCTCCGGCCAGGAGACGAACGGCCAGTTCATGCTTTTCGAGCATGCCGGTATGGATAAGGGCGGGCCGCCGCGGCATGTACATTACGGTCAGGACGAGTGGTTTTATATCATCCGGGGCGTTTATGTGTTCGAAGTGGGTGATGCGCGTTGTCAGCTCGGCGCCGGTGCTTCGCTGTTTGCGCCACGCGAGGTGCCGCATGGCTGGGCCTGTGTCAGCGATGAGCCGGGTACGCTGCTGACCCTGATTACACCGGTGAACACTTTCGAGGATTTCATCCTCGAGACCACGCGTCATGCGAGCTTGCCGACCCGGGAAGACATCGAGCATGCCTTCGCCACGCACGGAATGAAGCTCACCGGCCCGCCGCTCGAGCTCGAAGCCGCCTGA
- the glrR gene encoding two-component system response regulator GlrR: MKAAHLLLVDDDVSLLRLLSMRLESRGFRVTTAESGREALNCFERDRPDLVLSDLRMDEMDGLALFHEIQDRQPGLPVIILTAHGSIPEAVSATRQGVFGFLTKPIDRQELFNFVDEALAQTPGAATAEDSWRAEIITRSDIMEQVLEQARLVAGSDVSVLVSGPSGSGKELLAHAIHKASNRRNHPFIAINCGALPEQLLESELFGHARGAFTGAVSAHEGLFQAADGGTLFLDEIGDMPLTLQVKLLRALQERQIRPLGSTRSIAVDVRIISATHRDLDAAMKAGDFREDLYYRLNVVNLRLPPLKERAEDVPLLVKHMVSRIAERHNASVQGFSPEAINLLATRSWPGNVRQLFNVVEQCVALSGTPIIPRALVEQALASDENALPSFNEARAGFEHGYLVKVLKITEGNVTQAARIAGRNRTDFYKLLSRHDLDPASFKGKG; the protein is encoded by the coding sequence GTGAAAGCAGCGCATCTACTGCTGGTTGATGATGACGTGAGTCTGCTCAGACTATTGAGCATGCGTCTGGAGAGCCGTGGTTTTAGGGTGACTACGGCAGAAAGTGGCAGGGAAGCGCTGAACTGCTTCGAGCGGGACCGCCCCGATCTGGTACTTTCCGATCTGCGAATGGATGAAATGGATGGGTTGGCCCTGTTTCACGAGATTCAGGATCGTCAGCCCGGCCTGCCGGTCATCATCCTGACCGCTCACGGCTCGATCCCCGAGGCGGTAAGCGCCACCCGCCAGGGCGTTTTCGGTTTCCTGACCAAGCCCATCGATCGCCAGGAACTGTTCAACTTCGTGGATGAAGCGCTGGCTCAAACGCCCGGCGCTGCCACCGCAGAGGACAGCTGGCGTGCCGAAATCATTACCCGCTCCGATATCATGGAGCAGGTGCTGGAGCAGGCCCGCCTGGTGGCCGGCAGCGATGTCAGCGTGCTGGTCAGTGGCCCGTCCGGTTCCGGCAAGGAATTGCTGGCCCATGCCATTCACAAGGCCAGTAATCGGCGCAATCATCCCTTTATTGCCATCAACTGTGGGGCACTGCCCGAACAGCTGCTGGAGAGCGAGCTCTTTGGACACGCGCGAGGCGCCTTCACCGGTGCGGTCAGTGCGCACGAAGGGCTCTTCCAGGCGGCTGATGGCGGCACCCTTTTTCTTGATGAGATCGGCGATATGCCGCTGACGCTGCAGGTCAAACTGCTGCGAGCGTTGCAGGAACGTCAGATTCGTCCGCTGGGCAGCACCCGCAGCATAGCCGTGGATGTGCGAATCATCTCGGCGACCCACCGCGACCTTGATGCCGCCATGAAAGCCGGCGACTTTCGCGAGGATCTTTACTACCGCCTCAATGTGGTCAACCTGCGCCTGCCCCCGCTGAAGGAGCGGGCCGAAGACGTGCCGTTACTGGTCAAGCACATGGTGAGTCGCATTGCCGAGCGCCACAATGCTTCGGTGCAGGGCTTCTCTCCTGAAGCCATCAATCTGCTGGCGACTCGCAGTTGGCCGGGCAATGTGCGTCAGCTGTTCAATGTTGTCGAGCAGTGCGTGGCGCTTTCCGGTACGCCGATCATCCCCCGTGCGCTGGTCGAGCAGGCACTGGCATCGGATGAAAATGCGCTACCTTCCTTCAACGAGGCGCGCGCCGGTTTCGAACACGGCTATCTGGTCAAGGTGCTCAAGATCACCGAAGGCAATGTGACCCAGGCTGCCCGCATCGCCGGGCGTAACCGTACCGATTTCTACAAGTTGCTCAGCCGTCATGACCTGGACCCGGCAAGTTTCAAGGGAAAGGGATAG
- the guaB gene encoding IMP dehydrogenase has product MLRIAQEALTFDDVLLVPGYSDVLPKNVSLRSRLTRNITLNIPLLSSAMDTVTEARLAIAMAQEGGIGIVHKSMSIAAQAAEVKKVKKHESVIVKDPVTVSPQAKLQDLLTMADEYGYSGFPVVQGETLVGIVTGRDMRFQPDHSDSVEAIMTPREKLVTVPEGTPLDQIKTRLQENRIEKMPIVDDQFRLRGLVTVRDIEKARTYPHAAKDSDGRLLVGAAVGTGPETPDRIQALAEAGVDVIVVDTAHGHSAGVIDRVRWIKEHFPEVQVIAGNVATADAARDLAKAGADGIKVGIGPGSICTTRIVAGVGVPQITAVSEVADALRELDVPLIADGGIRFSGDIAKAIVAGAHCVMIGGLLAGTEEAPGEVELYQGRTYKAYRGMGSMGAMSQTQGSSDRYFQDKSEGVEKLVPEGIEGRVPYKGLMSAIVHQLMGGLRASMGYTGCHDIDEMRTKPQFVKITGAGFAESHVHDVQITKEAPNYRS; this is encoded by the coding sequence ATGCTGCGTATAGCCCAGGAAGCGCTTACGTTCGACGACGTATTACTCGTTCCCGGATACTCCGACGTCCTGCCGAAGAACGTCAGCCTTCGCTCCCGCCTCACTCGTAACATTACCCTCAACATTCCGCTGCTCTCCTCTGCGATGGATACCGTGACCGAAGCTCGCCTGGCGATTGCCATGGCGCAGGAAGGCGGTATCGGCATCGTGCACAAGAGCATGTCGATCGCCGCTCAGGCCGCCGAGGTCAAGAAGGTCAAGAAGCACGAGAGCGTGATCGTCAAGGACCCCGTCACCGTCAGCCCGCAGGCCAAGCTGCAGGACCTGTTGACCATGGCTGACGAGTACGGCTATTCCGGTTTCCCGGTGGTCCAGGGGGAGACCCTGGTCGGCATCGTGACCGGACGCGACATGCGCTTCCAGCCGGATCACAGCGACAGTGTCGAGGCGATCATGACCCCGCGCGAGAAGCTGGTGACCGTGCCCGAAGGGACGCCGCTTGATCAGATCAAGACCCGGCTGCAGGAAAACCGCATCGAGAAGATGCCGATCGTCGACGATCAGTTCCGCCTGCGCGGGCTGGTGACGGTGCGCGATATCGAGAAGGCGCGCACCTATCCCCACGCTGCCAAGGACAGTGACGGCCGCCTGCTGGTTGGCGCTGCTGTCGGCACCGGCCCCGAAACGCCGGATCGCATCCAGGCACTGGCCGAAGCCGGGGTCGATGTCATCGTGGTCGATACCGCCCACGGCCACTCCGCCGGCGTGATCGATCGCGTGCGCTGGATCAAGGAGCACTTTCCCGAGGTGCAGGTGATTGCCGGTAACGTTGCCACTGCGGATGCTGCGCGCGATCTGGCGAAAGCCGGCGCGGATGGGATCAAGGTCGGTATTGGCCCGGGTTCGATCTGCACCACCCGGATTGTCGCCGGGGTGGGCGTGCCGCAGATCACCGCGGTTTCCGAAGTGGCCGATGCACTGCGCGAACTGGATGTGCCGCTGATCGCCGATGGTGGTATCCGCTTCTCGGGTGATATCGCCAAGGCGATTGTTGCCGGCGCCCACTGCGTGATGATCGGTGGCCTGCTGGCCGGCACCGAAGAAGCGCCGGGCGAGGTCGAGCTTTACCAGGGCCGTACCTACAAGGCGTATCGCGGCATGGGCTCGATGGGCGCGATGTCGCAGACCCAGGGCTCCTCGGATCGCTACTTCCAGGACAAGTCCGAAGGTGTCGAGAAGCTGGTGCCGGAAGGTATCGAAGGCCGCGTGCCCTACAAGGGGCTGATGAGCGCTATCGTTCACCAGCTGATGGGTGGCCTGCGCGCCTCGATGGGCTACACCGGCTGCCACGATATCGACGAGATGCGCACCAAGCCGCAGTTCGTGAAGATCACCGGCGCGGGCTTTGCGGAGTCGCACGTGCATGATGTGCAGATTACCAAGGAGGCTCCCAACTACCGGAGCTGA